The genomic DNA GCCGCTGAAAGGCGAGATCGAAAAGGCAGGGGCATCGGTGCTGTACATCGCGGCGGAAAAGCGGGGCGGGCTCTTCAAGCCGGAGAGGTTCCTGGCGGAGCACCCGGTGAGCTTCCCCTTCCTGCTGGATGAGGACCGTAAGGTGACCAAGGCGTACGGGTTGCATCACCGGATCGGGATGGATGCCTTCAACATCGCGCATCCGGCGACTCTGGTGGTGGACCGGGGAGGAGCGATCCGGTACCTGTACGTGGGAGCGAACCAGCATGATCGGGCGCCCATGGAGAAAGTTCTCGAAGTGCTGAAAGGCATCTAACCACAGAGGGCACACAGGAAAGGGCGGAACAAATTCAAGGAGGAGTGATGAAGAAAGCCGTAGGAATCGCGGTGGTGGCGATGTTGCTGACGGGCATGGTGGCGGCGCAAACGCTGTCGTTGCCCGCGGGCACGGGAGTGAAGATGAAGCTGGAGACGCCGATCTCGACCAGCCGGACCCGGGTGGGCGACAGCTTCGCCGGGCGGGTGACCGAACCGGTCATGATCGAGAACAAAGTGGTGATCCCGGTAGGGGCGGCCATCGAGGGACACGTGGCCAAGATCAGCGAACCCCGAAGGATCAAGGGCGTGCCCGAGATCGACCTGCGTCCGGACCTGCTGACCATGCCGGACGGCAGCAAGTACAACATCAGCGCGGTGATCGTGGATACGGACAAGAACACGGGGACGCGCGTGACCGATGAGGGGAAGATCAAGGGCAGCGGAGCGACCGGCCGGGACAAGAAGGAGATCGCGATCGGGACGGGCGCGGGCCTGGGGGTAGGGGCGCTGGCCGGCGGCGGCAAGGGAGCAGTCATCGGAGCAACCGTGGGCGCCACGGTGACGGTAGCGCACTGGTTCACCAAACGTCATTCGGCGGAACTGCCGGCGGGCTCGGAGATCACCATGGAACTGAGCCGCCCCATGGCGATGAGCGGGGCGGGAAAGTAGTACCCAGTACCTAGTACCAAGTACCCAGTGGGAGTGCGAACGCGCTCCCCTTTCTTTTTGTCTACCAGTGCCTAGGTAGCTAGAGAACTCAACTCCTCGTCGGAAAGGAGCTGGAGGTCGAGAGAACCCTCAAGGGGAAGGGCGTCGATGGGGAGGCGGTCGCGCCACAGGCTGAAGCGAAGGTGGAGCTTGTCTCCGGGTTGCGCGCCCAGAGCGGGCAGCGGAATCTTCATCTCAAAGGTCTTCTTCAAATGGGCCTCGAACCCTTCCGGCGGCAGAGGCTGGCCCTTCTGATCGGCGGCCGCCAGGCTCGCGGAGACGATCTTGTGATCGTCGATAACCAGATCGAGCCGCAGTTCGGGCCGAGCGGCGGCGGCAGCCGCTTTGGCCTTGAGGTGATGGCGGCGGGCGGTGAGGTGGTCGGCGAGGACGGATGCCGCACGCGATTGGCGGGTGCGGCTGCGCCCGGAGGTGCTGGTCAGAACCGCTGCGGCAGGCCCGGCGGGCGCCGGCGGGACGCCGGCAGGCTCGCGTTGGATGGCGACGATCAGGTCAACACGGCCGTCGGGAACGCCGCCGGCGAAATCGATGCGGGCATAGAGCCATTCCTCGTCGATGCCCGCGTACACAGCATCGAGCAGGAACTGTTTGCCGTGCATGGCGGAGGAGCGCCGGTCGGCGGTGTACATGGCGGCGCCGATCCAGTCGAAATAACCGGTGAGCTGGCCGTCGATGCGCGGGTGGATGTGCGCGCTCTGGGGGGCGAAGTAAGGCCGGGCGACCGCGGCGGTGATGGGCTGGGCCAACGAATCCGGGGGGGTGGCGCCGAGGGCGTGATAGATGTTGGAAAGGTGCTTGCGGTAGAGTTCGTCGAAGTCGCGGTCGTTGGCGGAATGATGTTCGGGGCCGTACCACCAGTTCCAATCGCTGCCCTCGGCGATCAGGACCTCTTCGAAGGCCAACTGGCGCTGGGGCTCGGCGGCGGCGGGCGCGGCGGCGGCGTAGAAATCGCGGGCCTGGGAGAGGTGATCCCAGGAACGGTTGTCCTCGGGCGCGCCGATCCAGACGTTGAAATTGGCGTTGATCCAGGAGCCGGGAACGACCTGGGTCAGGGGCGCGAAGCTCTTCTGCCGGGCGATGGCTTCCGAAATAGTGACCGCCTCGATCTCA from Terriglobales bacterium includes the following:
- a CDS encoding redoxin family protein, which encodes PLKGEIEKAGASVLYIAAEKRGGLFKPERFLAEHPVSFPFLLDEDRKVTKAYGLHHRIGMDAFNIAHPATLVVDRGGAIRYLYVGANQHDRAPMEKVLEVLKGI